The Glycine soja cultivar W05 chromosome 8, ASM419377v2, whole genome shotgun sequence genome has a window encoding:
- the LOC114423300 gene encoding cellulose synthase A catalytic subunit 1 [UDP-forming]-like, translating to MERSGGMVTGSHERNELVRVRHGSDSRSKPLKNLNGQSCQICGDTIGLMATGDVFVACHECGFPLCHSCYEYELKHMSQSCPQCKTAFTSHQEGAEVEGDDDDEDDADDLDNEINYGQGNSSKAGMLWEEDADLSSSSGHDSQIPNPHLANGQPMSGEFPCATSDAQSMQTTSIGQSEKVHSLSYADPKQPGPESDEEIRRVPEIGGESAGTSASQPDAGSNAGTERVQGTGEGQKKRGRSPADKESKRLKRLLRNRVSAQQARERKKAYLIDLETRVKDLEKKNSELKERLSTLQNENQMLRQILKNTTASRRGSNNGTNNAE from the exons ATGGAACGAAGTGGCGGAATGGTAACTGGGTCGCATGAAAGGAACGAACTTGTTAGAGTTAGACACGGCTCTGATAGTAGG TCTAaacccttgaagaatttgaatgGTCAGAGTTGTCAAATATGTGGTGATACCATTGGATTAATGGCTACTGGTGATGTCTTTGTCGCTTGTCATGAGTGTGGCTTCCCACTTTGTCATTCTTGTTACGAGTATGAGCTGAAACATATGAGCCAGTCTTGTCCCCAGTGCAAGACTGCATTCACAAGTCACCAAG AGGGTGCTGAAGTGGAgggagatgatgatgatgaagacgATGCTGATGATCTAGATAATGAGATCAACTATGGCCAAGGAAACAGTTCCAAGGCGGGGATGCTATGGGAAGAAGATGCTGACCTCTCTTCATCTTCTGGACATGATTCTCAAATACCAAACCCCCATCTAGCAAACGGGCAACCG ATGTCTGGTGAGTTTCCATGTGCTACTTCTGATGCTCAATCTATGCAAACTACATCTATAGGTCAATCCGAAAAGGTTCACTCACTTTCATATGCTGATCCAAAGCAACCAG GTCCTGAGAGTGATGAAGAGATAAGAAGAGTGCCAGAGATTGGAGGTGAAAGTGCCGGAACTTCGGCCTCTCAGCCAGATGCCGGTTCAAATGCTGGTACAGAGCGTGTTCAGGGGACAGGGGAGGGTCAGAAGAAGAGAGGGAGAAGCCCAGCTGATAAAGAAAGCAAACGGCTAAAGAG GCTACTGAGGAACCGAGTTTCAGCTCAGCAAGCAAGGGAGAGGAAGAAGGCATACTTGATTGATTTGGAAACAAGAGTTAAAGACTTAGAGAAGAAGAACTCAGAGCTCAAAGAAAGACTTTCCACTTTGCAGAATGAGAACCAAATGCTTAGACAA